The following are from one region of the Ruficoccus sp. ZRK36 genome:
- a CDS encoding outer membrane protein assembly factor BamE, giving the protein MLISLPGCVQTAGQIFEPGLVDRLVLGQTTTEVAFDLMGPPQSRRTVTKNGTTFTMATYIYGEAKAPIMGGDYFMDLLVIEFFEDTLHGYIQLALDNQAGQPLNIEGTKTLERDVSTKQDVLNLLGRPNGKALSPSNLDIFEDAYGDEIWVWLSSREEGTTVEVQKIVVGFKYDGRVDSVSSSVNVTEY; this is encoded by the coding sequence GTGCTAATCAGCTTGCCGGGATGCGTTCAGACCGCAGGGCAGATTTTTGAGCCGGGACTGGTTGATCGGCTGGTTCTTGGCCAGACTACCACCGAGGTTGCCTTCGATTTGATGGGACCTCCACAGTCTCGCCGCACGGTGACCAAAAATGGTACCACTTTTACGATGGCCACCTATATCTATGGTGAAGCAAAAGCGCCGATCATGGGTGGTGACTATTTCATGGATTTGCTAGTCATCGAATTCTTTGAAGATACACTCCATGGCTACATCCAGCTAGCACTGGATAATCAAGCGGGCCAGCCCCTAAATATTGAGGGTACTAAAACTCTCGAACGTGATGTATCTACCAAGCAGGATGTTTTAAACCTCTTGGGACGTCCGAACGGCAAGGCCCTATCTCCCAGCAACTTGGATATTTTCGAGGACGCCTATGGCGATGAGATTTGGGTCTGGTTGAGCAGCCGTGAAGAGGGCACAACCGTCGAAGTGCAGAAAATTGTGGTCGGCTTTAAATACGATGGCCGCGTGGACAGCGTATCCTCGTCAGTCAACGTGACGGAGTACTAA
- a CDS encoding AMP-binding protein has product MEATVAAFRERLKKPWLDEHRQGAVVECFEARLDTLTAFLEKEPTATILLAEEDATAFLGSLLAAVALGAPVFLANPAWRQNEWSQVAAQLQPSLVWGHTQLPHSLGLQELPMAPYRGHIMIPTGGTGGRVRFAMHRWETLAAAVKGYATFFDQQQLNAWCTLPLWHVSGLMQAMRTFMSGGRLMLADYREQVEPGTGMPDRSAFHLSLVPTQLGRMLAQPGGGDWLRGFGLLLLGGAAVPEDLQDRARQAGLHPACSYGMTETSAVIAIQRPEAFEARKPLAGEILPHAQVSIGAEGIAIQARSLFRGYYPEVPAATEVFYPGDDGELDEAGRLHVSGRRDRIIITGGEKVDPLEVEAAIRRSNPEAEALVTGEPDPDWGQCVVALVAGVKEQELKPLQKALQSQLQPASNPKRWLWVDTLPLKPNGKVDRDRLAQLLAPPGE; this is encoded by the coding sequence AGGGGGCGGTCGTCGAGTGTTTTGAGGCCAGACTGGACACGTTGACGGCCTTTTTAGAGAAAGAGCCGACCGCGACAATCCTGCTCGCAGAGGAGGATGCGACTGCATTTCTGGGAAGTCTGCTGGCGGCAGTGGCACTGGGGGCTCCGGTCTTTCTGGCCAATCCTGCCTGGCGGCAGAACGAATGGTCGCAGGTGGCCGCCCAACTCCAGCCCAGCCTGGTCTGGGGGCATACACAACTGCCACATTCGCTAGGCCTGCAGGAGCTGCCAATGGCACCCTACCGCGGACATATTATGATCCCTACCGGGGGCACGGGCGGGCGGGTGCGCTTCGCCATGCACAGGTGGGAAACACTTGCGGCTGCGGTAAAGGGCTACGCCACATTTTTCGACCAGCAGCAGCTCAATGCCTGGTGCACGCTCCCGCTGTGGCACGTGAGTGGACTGATGCAGGCCATGCGGACCTTTATGAGCGGTGGCCGGCTCATGCTGGCAGATTACCGTGAGCAGGTCGAGCCGGGCACCGGTATGCCGGATCGCAGTGCTTTCCATCTCTCGCTCGTACCCACACAACTTGGGCGCATGCTGGCGCAGCCCGGTGGTGGCGACTGGCTGCGTGGCTTTGGGCTGCTGCTGCTGGGCGGGGCAGCCGTGCCGGAGGATCTGCAAGACCGCGCCCGGCAGGCCGGACTGCATCCGGCCTGTAGCTATGGGATGACGGAAACGTCAGCAGTAATCGCTATCCAGCGGCCGGAGGCGTTTGAAGCCCGAAAGCCCCTGGCAGGCGAGATTCTTCCGCATGCGCAGGTTTCGATCGGCGCAGAGGGGATCGCGATTCAAGCGCGTTCCTTGTTTCGGGGTTATTACCCGGAGGTGCCCGCCGCAACAGAGGTCTTTTATCCCGGCGATGATGGGGAACTGGACGAGGCAGGGCGCCTGCATGTATCAGGGCGCCGTGACCGGATCATTATAACCGGCGGTGAAAAAGTCGACCCCCTGGAGGTCGAAGCCGCCATCCGGCGCTCAAACCCAGAGGCGGAAGCCCTTGTCACCGGTGAGCCAGATCCGGACTGGGGGCAGTGTGTCGTGGCCTTGGTGGCCGGGGTTAAGGAGCAGGAACTCAAACCGCTCCAGAAGGCTCTGCAAAGTCAGCTACAGCCCGCCAGTAATCCTAAACGCTGGCTATGGGTTGATACCTTACCCCTTAAGCCGAACGGAAAAGTCGATCGTGACCGCCTCGCTCAGCTGCTGGCACCGCCAGGGGAGTAG
- a CDS encoding PH domain-containing protein produces MNFIPRHLQDSINAELEPREEVLWQEMPTPRFFTRGSIASFLFGIPWTAFALFWMWGASGMGQGEFEGPASYFFLFGLPFVLIGIGMLSSPLWAYWKATRTAYVITGRRAIVFEGGRGITVRSYPPERLQSVYRKQHNDGSGDVIIEVNAWRDSDGDQQSQTLGFLRIRNAKQAETLLKTLAEEAAPQRS; encoded by the coding sequence ATGAACTTTATCCCCCGCCATCTTCAGGACTCAATTAACGCCGAGCTTGAGCCACGAGAGGAAGTCCTGTGGCAAGAAATGCCCACCCCCCGGTTTTTCACGCGTGGGTCGATCGCCAGCTTTCTTTTTGGTATCCCCTGGACGGCCTTTGCGCTGTTCTGGATGTGGGGAGCCTCAGGGATGGGACAGGGGGAGTTCGAGGGACCTGCCTCGTATTTCTTTCTTTTTGGGCTGCCCTTTGTGCTGATCGGCATCGGCATGCTTTCGTCCCCGCTGTGGGCGTACTGGAAAGCCACCCGCACGGCCTACGTGATCACCGGTCGGCGCGCGATTGTGTTTGAGGGTGGCCGCGGGATAACGGTCCGCAGCTATCCGCCCGAAAGACTTCAAAGCGTCTACCGTAAACAACACAACGATGGCAGTGGGGATGTGATCATCGAGGTTAATGCTTGGCGCGACTCCGACGGTGATCAACAGTCGCAGACACTCGGTTTCCTGCGTATCCGTAATGCCAAGCAAGCCGAGACCCTGCTAAAGACTTTGGCCGAGGAGGCCGCCCCGCAACGATCATGA
- the kdsB gene encoding 3-deoxy-manno-octulosonate cytidylyltransferase, with product MSVSVIIPARLDSTRLPRKALLDLGGKPMLQHVWERASKMQKADSVAIATDSEEIRERAEGWGATVHMTSPECQSGTERLAELLPKIDSQFFLNVQGDEPFIEPALLDSLVQVWEDTGCDLVTAVFRIHDSVDIFDPNLVKVVRRADGQAMYFSRSPLPYVRGFSQENWIAEGPAFWAHIGVYGYARETLSRYTGLTPGVLEKSEKLEQLRFLEHGFSIQAVETAYEPLGIDTPDDLEAARRRL from the coding sequence ATGAGCGTATCCGTCATTATACCCGCCCGTCTGGACTCCACCCGCCTGCCCCGCAAGGCCCTGCTCGACCTCGGCGGCAAGCCCATGCTCCAGCATGTCTGGGAGCGCGCCTCAAAGATGCAAAAAGCCGACAGCGTGGCCATCGCGACCGACTCCGAGGAGATCCGCGAGCGCGCCGAAGGCTGGGGGGCGACCGTCCACATGACCAGTCCGGAGTGCCAAAGCGGCACCGAGCGCCTGGCCGAGCTGTTACCGAAGATCGACAGTCAGTTTTTCCTCAATGTGCAGGGCGACGAGCCCTTCATCGAGCCTGCCCTGCTGGACAGCCTCGTACAAGTCTGGGAGGACACCGGCTGTGACCTCGTGACGGCGGTCTTCCGCATCCACGACTCGGTAGATATCTTTGACCCGAACCTGGTCAAGGTCGTGCGCCGCGCCGATGGGCAGGCGATGTACTTCTCGCGTAGTCCTTTGCCCTACGTGCGGGGCTTCTCGCAGGAGAACTGGATCGCCGAAGGCCCGGCCTTCTGGGCGCACATTGGCGTGTACGGCTACGCCCGCGAAACCCTGTCCCGCTACACCGGGCTGACCCCCGGTGTGCTCGAAAAATCCGAAAAGCTGGAGCAACTGCGTTTCCTGGAGCACGGTTTCTCTATCCAGGCCGTCGAGACCGCCTACGAGCCGCTCGGCATCGACACCCCCGACGACCTTGAGGCCGCCCGCCGCCGGCTGTAG
- a CDS encoding GDP-L-fucose synthase gives MNPDSKIFLSGHRGMVGSAIHRALLADGHDNFVLRTHAELDLCDAGAVEETLAEEKPETVIVAAARVGGIHANSTYPAEFIHENLASAHNMIHLSWKHGVKRLLFLGSSCIYPREAPQPMTEDCLLTSPLEPTNEPYAIAKIAGLKLCQYYRKQYGVLYHSAMPTNLYGPGDNYHPENSHVLPALLRRFHEAVESGAPDVTLWGTGSPLREFLHVDDLAAGCLHLLELDNPPDWVNVGFGSDVTIKELAETVRDVTGFQGELKWDTSKPDGTPRKLMDSSKIRATGWEPKIGLREGIEKTYAHFKQELAKGNIRG, from the coding sequence ATGAACCCCGACTCTAAAATCTTTCTCTCCGGCCATCGCGGGATGGTCGGCAGCGCCATTCACCGCGCCCTGCTGGCTGACGGTCACGACAACTTCGTGCTGCGCACGCACGCCGAGCTGGATCTGTGCGACGCGGGGGCGGTCGAGGAGACCCTCGCCGAGGAAAAGCCCGAAACCGTCATCGTAGCGGCGGCCCGCGTGGGCGGTATTCATGCCAACAGCACCTACCCGGCGGAGTTTATCCACGAGAACCTGGCTAGCGCTCACAACATGATCCACCTCTCGTGGAAGCACGGCGTCAAGCGCCTGCTCTTTCTGGGCAGCTCGTGCATCTACCCGCGTGAGGCTCCCCAGCCCATGACCGAGGACTGCCTGCTGACCAGCCCGCTGGAGCCCACCAACGAGCCCTACGCCATCGCCAAGATCGCCGGGCTCAAGCTCTGCCAGTACTACCGTAAGCAGTACGGCGTGCTCTACCACTCGGCCATGCCGACCAACCTCTACGGCCCCGGTGACAACTACCACCCCGAGAACTCCCATGTGCTGCCCGCCCTGCTGCGTCGCTTCCACGAGGCGGTCGAGTCGGGCGCGCCGGACGTCACCCTCTGGGGCACGGGCAGCCCGCTGCGCGAGTTCCTGCACGTGGACGATCTGGCCGCCGGTTGCCTGCACCTGCTGGAGCTGGACAACCCGCCGGACTGGGTCAACGTGGGCTTCGGCTCCGACGTGACCATCAAGGAGCTGGCCGAGACTGTGCGCGATGTGACCGGCTTCCAGGGGGAGCTGAAGTGGGACACCTCCAAGCCCGACGGCACGCCCCGCAAGCTCATGGACAGCTCAAAAATCCGCGCCACCGGCTGGGAGCCCAAGATCGGCCTGCGTGAGGGCATCGAAAAGACCTACGCCCACTTCAAGCAGGAGCTGGCCAAGGGCAACATCCGGGGTTAG
- the polX gene encoding DNA polymerase/3'-5' exonuclease PolX, whose product MEKADIVEVLEAIAELLELKGENAFKIRAYQNGARSLETLDEDLGTVIEEDRLGKIKGIGKALVEKITTLHETGELEYFDKLKASVPATMLQMLEIPGLGPKKIKKLHDELGVESIEQLTAACKDGKVAELEGFGEKTQEKLLAGIANREAYAARHRWADAEAASAPILEGLRELKQVKQAEAAGSLRRKRETVGDLDFLVAATEPGPIMDWFTAQDGVVEVTAKGETKSSVRLEGGLQADLRVVPPAQFFYALHHFTGSKDHNVRMRQRALERGLSLSEWGLFPEDTRGSKENAPKPSEREPEPIDGEEELFKKLDLAYIPPELREDRGEIEAAAEDQLPKLVEPEDIRGVFHNHTTASDGRATLEEMMQAAQDLGFEYLGIADHSKSSFQANGLDADRLAEQIEQIKALNDAKKFKTFVFTGSEVDILSDGKLDFPDEVLKQLDCVVASIHAGMTKDEKAMTKRLVKALENEHVTMLGHMTGRLLLRREGYPVDTAKVIDAAIANGKIIELNANPWRLDMDWRLWHKAAERGLLTSINPDAHATDQLDFYRNGVYAARKGWLEPKHILNTRPLAEVKKYLGCA is encoded by the coding sequence ATGGAAAAAGCCGACATCGTCGAAGTGCTCGAAGCCATTGCCGAGTTGCTCGAACTCAAGGGCGAGAACGCCTTTAAGATCCGGGCCTACCAGAACGGTGCCCGCTCGCTGGAGACGCTCGACGAGGACCTCGGCACGGTCATCGAGGAGGACCGCCTGGGTAAGATCAAGGGCATCGGTAAGGCGCTGGTGGAGAAGATTACCACTCTGCACGAGACCGGCGAACTGGAGTATTTTGACAAGCTCAAGGCCTCCGTGCCCGCGACGATGCTCCAGATGCTGGAGATCCCCGGTCTCGGCCCGAAGAAGATCAAGAAGCTCCACGACGAGCTGGGCGTGGAAAGCATCGAGCAGCTCACCGCCGCCTGCAAGGACGGTAAAGTCGCTGAGCTGGAAGGCTTTGGCGAAAAGACGCAGGAGAAGCTCCTGGCCGGGATCGCCAACCGCGAGGCCTACGCCGCCCGTCACCGCTGGGCCGATGCGGAGGCCGCCTCCGCGCCCATTCTGGAGGGCTTGCGCGAGCTCAAGCAGGTCAAGCAGGCCGAGGCCGCGGGCAGCCTGCGCCGCAAGCGTGAGACCGTCGGCGACCTGGACTTTCTCGTGGCCGCCACCGAGCCCGGCCCGATCATGGACTGGTTTACCGCGCAGGACGGGGTGGTCGAGGTCACCGCCAAGGGCGAGACCAAGTCCTCTGTCCGCTTGGAGGGCGGCCTGCAGGCGGACCTTCGTGTCGTCCCACCCGCACAGTTCTTTTACGCGCTGCACCACTTCACCGGGAGCAAGGACCACAATGTGCGCATGCGCCAGCGGGCACTTGAGCGCGGGCTCAGCCTCTCCGAGTGGGGGCTCTTCCCGGAGGACACGCGCGGCTCAAAGGAAAACGCTCCGAAGCCCAGCGAACGCGAGCCCGAGCCGATTGATGGCGAGGAGGAGCTCTTTAAGAAGCTCGATCTGGCCTATATCCCGCCTGAACTGCGCGAGGACAGGGGCGAGATCGAAGCCGCCGCAGAGGACCAGCTGCCCAAGCTCGTCGAGCCGGAGGACATTCGCGGCGTTTTCCACAACCACACCACCGCCTCCGACGGGCGCGCCACCCTGGAGGAGATGATGCAGGCTGCGCAGGACCTGGGATTCGAGTATCTCGGCATCGCCGACCACTCGAAGTCCAGCTTTCAGGCCAACGGCCTCGACGCGGATCGCCTGGCTGAGCAGATCGAGCAGATTAAAGCCCTGAATGATGCAAAAAAGTTTAAAACATTTGTGTTTACCGGCTCTGAGGTGGATATCCTCTCGGACGGTAAGCTGGACTTCCCGGACGAGGTATTAAAGCAGCTCGACTGTGTGGTCGCCTCCATCCACGCGGGCATGACCAAGGACGAAAAGGCCATGACGAAGCGGCTCGTCAAGGCACTGGAAAACGAGCACGTCACCATGCTCGGGCACATGACCGGGCGGCTCCTGCTGCGTCGCGAGGGCTACCCGGTGGACACGGCAAAGGTCATCGATGCGGCCATCGCCAACGGCAAGATCATCGAGCTGAACGCCAACCCCTGGCGGCTCGACATGGACTGGCGTCTCTGGCACAAGGCAGCCGAGCGCGGCCTGTTGACCTCGATCAATCCCGACGCCCACGCCACCGACCAGCTGGATTTCTACCGCAACGGCGTCTACGCCGCCCGGAAAGGCTGGCTGGAGCCGAAACACATCCTCAACACCCGCCCTCTGGCCGAGGTGAAGAAATATCTGGGCTGTGCGTAA